From one Deltaproteobacteria bacterium genomic stretch:
- a CDS encoding methyl-accepting chemotaxis protein, translating into MRRQLTLGKRIASGIILLLILMGIVGGAGYFGLLRVSKVVGLYKDISSLQSIVALGKEQFDLYMVAALSGDRESMAETKAKTLDILGKGSAFIEEIKGKASVDRAGKEQLAAAQEAIKGYRKAFVQYTLEEDEKEKLAGQIEDMYKGLAGNIEKGQLWHQEMIMEAKVLMSNVQVYLPRPSPGHWKKVEEGFSKLLKTIKAWAGKVNNSDSLRELGATILKQYETFKSTVEQFHEKVQVQAQLKASMAQNKAKLVAVCEDLGNKSEKQLREDTRLSGRIIFGVMGAALLLGVFYALISIKRINAKINTVIRGVSEAAEQVASAAGQVSKSSQELAEGSSHQAAAIEETSSSLEEISSMVKQNAENANEAKGMMGEVKRIVEDVSRHMGNMSEAIDDITRSSQETDKIVKTIDEIAFQTNLLALNAAVEAARAGEAGAGFAVVADEVRNLAMRAAEAAKNTAQLIGDTIQAVQKGNELTLATKEAFQQNIEISSRVGSLVDEIAAASKEQAEGIEQVTRAVADMDQVTQQNAAGAEESASAAEEMNAQAEGMKAYVRDLIMLVHGTKGMKGDGSHGSSLETVPARETDVSAAGSLPAREVKNTNLPASKLKEVDPNQVIPMEEDDFKDF; encoded by the coding sequence ATGCGACGACAACTTACGCTCGGAAAGAGGATTGCTTCCGGAATCATCCTGTTACTGATCCTCATGGGAATCGTGGGAGGTGCTGGTTACTTCGGGCTCCTCCGTGTGTCCAAGGTCGTCGGACTTTACAAGGATATCAGTTCGCTCCAATCCATAGTTGCCCTGGGTAAGGAACAGTTCGATCTCTACATGGTGGCCGCCCTGAGCGGGGACAGGGAGAGCATGGCCGAGACCAAGGCCAAGACCTTGGATATTCTTGGAAAAGGCTCAGCCTTTATCGAGGAGATCAAGGGAAAGGCCTCTGTAGACAGAGCGGGCAAGGAACAACTGGCCGCGGCCCAGGAGGCCATTAAGGGATATCGTAAGGCCTTCGTCCAATATACCCTTGAAGAAGACGAAAAGGAAAAGCTCGCAGGCCAAATCGAAGATATGTACAAGGGCTTGGCTGGAAACATCGAAAAGGGCCAGTTGTGGCACCAGGAAATGATTATGGAGGCAAAGGTTCTCATGTCCAATGTCCAGGTGTATCTACCGCGGCCATCCCCGGGGCATTGGAAAAAGGTGGAAGAGGGCTTCTCCAAGCTCCTGAAAACGATAAAGGCTTGGGCGGGGAAGGTCAATAACAGCGATTCATTGAGAGAACTGGGGGCGACCATTCTGAAACAGTATGAAACCTTTAAATCCACCGTTGAACAATTCCACGAAAAGGTCCAGGTACAGGCCCAACTCAAGGCTTCCATGGCCCAGAACAAGGCAAAACTGGTAGCCGTGTGTGAGGACCTGGGTAATAAGAGCGAAAAGCAACTCAGGGAGGATACGAGGCTTTCAGGAAGAATCATCTTCGGTGTTATGGGAGCGGCCCTCTTGCTCGGTGTTTTCTATGCATTGATATCCATCAAGAGGATCAATGCAAAGATCAATACCGTAATCAGGGGTGTCAGCGAGGCGGCGGAACAGGTGGCCTCTGCGGCCGGGCAGGTCTCAAAGTCCAGCCAGGAACTGGCCGAGGGCTCTTCTCATCAGGCAGCGGCCATTGAAGAGACCTCTTCTTCTCTCGAAGAAATTTCTTCCATGGTCAAACAGAATGCGGAGAATGCCAATGAGGCGAAGGGCATGATGGGAGAGGTCAAAAGGATCGTGGAAGATGTTAGTCGCCATATGGGCAACATGAGCGAGGCGATCGACGATATCACCCGTTCCAGCCAGGAAACGGACAAAATTGTGAAAACTATTGATGAAATCGCTTTTCAGACTAATCTTTTGGCCTTGAACGCGGCGGTTGAGGCGGCCCGGGCAGGAGAGGCCGGGGCGGGATTCGCCGTGGTGGCCGATGAAGTCCGAAACCTCGCCATGCGGGCTGCCGAGGCGGCAAAAAATACTGCCCAATTGATTGGGGATACCATCCAGGCCGTTCAGAAGGGAAACGAACTCACCCTGGCGACCAAGGAAGCATTTCAGCAAAACATCGAAATCTCCTCCCGCGTAGGATCCCTGGTGGACGAGATCGCTGCGGCCTCCAAAGAACAGGCGGAGGGTATTGAACAGGTGACCCGAGCCGTGGCCGACATGGACCAGGTCACTCAACAGAATGCAGCCGGCGCTGAAGAATCCGCCAGTGCCGCCGAAGAAATGAATGCCCAGGCCGAAGGAATGAAGGCTTATGTCAGGGATCTGATCATGCTGGTTCATGGAACCAAGGGTATGAAAGGAGATGGCTCCCACGGCAGTTCCCTTGAGACGGTTCCGGCTCGGGAGACGGATGTCTCCGCCGCGGGCTCCCTTCCTGCGCGAGAGGTGAAAAACACGAACCTGCCTGCCTCCAAGCTCAAGGAGGTGGATCCTAATCAGGTCATCCCGATGGAGGAGGATGACTTCAAGGATTTCTGA